One part of the Bacillota bacterium genome encodes these proteins:
- a CDS encoding 4Fe-4S dicluster domain-containing protein, producing the protein MPITAHEALCSGCRTCEILCALTHFKEMNPKKAAIRVEGEFPVPGRFRIHLCDQCGKCAEACLAGAIGFKDSAYVVDDALCTGCRACVSACPSSAVFVHPDLKAPIICNQCGECVEWCPRGVLAGAGRLEGGEQACRTDTAAEY; encoded by the coding sequence ATGCCGATCACCGCGCATGAGGCGCTATGCTCTGGATGCAGGACGTGCGAAATCCTATGCGCGCTGACCCACTTCAAGGAGATGAATCCGAAGAAGGCGGCGATACGCGTCGAGGGGGAGTTCCCCGTACCGGGGAGGTTCCGGATCCATCTGTGCGATCAGTGCGGGAAGTGCGCCGAGGCCTGCCTGGCGGGCGCCATTGGGTTCAAGGATTCCGCCTACGTCGTTGATGATGCCCTGTGCACGGGATGCCGGGCGTGCGTCAGCGCGTGCCCGTCCTCTGCGGTGTTCGTCCATCCGGACTTGAAGGCCCCCATTATATGCAACCAGTGCGGCGAGTGCGTTGAGTGGTGCCCGCGGGGCGTTCTTGCAGGCGCCGGCAGGCTAGAGGGGGGTGAGCAGGCGTGCCGT
- a CDS encoding aspartate aminotransferase family protein, with amino-acid sequence MSVHTKRRNVFLEKTPKGARGVLGNRTGEPLQCLPGKRGGDAVKDHVFYASLKATYPVIDRGEGVYLWDTSGKRYLDGCSGALVANIGHGVKEVADAIDRQLRRVAFAHRSQFTSGPLISLAELIAEMAPPGMNWVNFVSGGSEATETAMKMAREYYIERGKPAKYQVVARWQSYHGNSIGALSMSGHIGRRRRYAPMLVDFPHAVPAYCYRCPFDKRPENCALECAADIERAIVSAGPENVAAVIIEPVVGSSLGAVPAPDGYLQAVRDTCTKYDVLLIADEVMTGFGRTGANFGVDHWKVVPDMIVCAKGASGGYAPLGAVVLTDEVHRAFREGSGKFAHGFTYGGNPVAAAAGVAVLEYLKNHDLVNASLERGRYLMAGLKRLQESCSMVGDVRGMGLMTGIEFVSDRRTKEPFPVKSGVTDMVKSVAFSKGLILYPAPGCADGVRGDTVMVAPPLVIKDSEIDELLAIIEETLREIEARVPGLEKRT; translated from the coding sequence ATGTCGGTTCACACAAAACGCCGTAACGTTTTTTTGGAGAAGACGCCAAAGGGCGCCCGGGGAGTGCTGGGGAACCGTACCGGAGAACCACTGCAATGCCTGCCCGGTAAGCGTGGGGGTGATGCCGTGAAGGACCACGTGTTTTACGCAAGTCTCAAAGCGACGTATCCGGTCATAGACCGCGGCGAGGGCGTGTACCTGTGGGATACGTCCGGCAAGCGGTACCTCGACGGATGCTCGGGAGCACTGGTGGCAAACATCGGCCACGGTGTAAAGGAGGTGGCCGACGCGATTGATCGCCAGCTCCGGCGAGTCGCCTTCGCGCACAGGTCCCAGTTCACGAGCGGTCCGCTCATCAGTCTGGCCGAACTGATCGCGGAGATGGCGCCCCCGGGTATGAACTGGGTTAACTTCGTCTCCGGCGGCTCCGAGGCCACCGAGACCGCGATGAAGATGGCGCGGGAGTATTACATCGAACGTGGAAAGCCCGCGAAATACCAGGTTGTGGCGCGCTGGCAGAGTTATCATGGTAACTCGATCGGGGCCCTGTCCATGAGCGGGCACATCGGCAGGAGGCGTCGCTACGCCCCAATGCTCGTCGATTTCCCCCATGCCGTCCCCGCGTACTGCTACAGGTGCCCGTTCGACAAGAGGCCGGAAAACTGCGCGCTCGAGTGCGCCGCCGATATCGAGAGGGCCATCGTCAGCGCCGGTCCCGAAAACGTGGCGGCCGTAATCATCGAGCCCGTTGTCGGTTCGTCCCTCGGGGCGGTCCCAGCGCCCGACGGATACCTGCAGGCGGTGAGGGACACCTGCACTAAGTACGATGTCCTGCTGATCGCCGACGAGGTGATGACCGGTTTCGGCCGCACCGGCGCCAACTTCGGCGTGGACCACTGGAAAGTCGTACCCGACATGATAGTGTGCGCGAAGGGGGCAAGCGGCGGGTACGCCCCGCTCGGCGCGGTCGTGCTTACGGATGAAGTCCACAGGGCGTTCAGAGAGGGTTCGGGCAAGTTCGCCCACGGCTTCACCTACGGCGGCAACCCTGTCGCGGCGGCCGCGGGTGTGGCGGTGCTCGAGTACCTGAAAAACCACGACCTCGTCAACGCCTCGCTAGAGAGGGGGCGCTACCTTATGGCGGGGTTGAAACGGCTGCAGGAGTCCTGCTCCATGGTAGGAGACGTCCGGGGGATGGGGCTGATGACGGGAATCGAGTTCGTCTCCGATAGGCGCACGAAGGAGCCTTTCCCAGTCAAGAGCGGCGTGACCGACATGGTGAAGTCGGTGGCATTCTCAAAAGGACTGATCCTATACCCGGCCCCCGGGTGCGCCGATGGTGTCCGCGGCGACACCGTTATGGTCGCCCCGCCACTCGTCATAAAGGACTCCGAGATCGACGAGCTGCTGGCCATCATCGAGGAAACCCTGCGGGAAATCGAGGCCCGGGTTCCAGGGCTTGAGAAGCGGACCTGA
- a CDS encoding CoA transferase subunit A codes for MALPATATQRSKVRTIQEALSRVVDGSSIMVGGFGLAGCPWPLIDALAVHGARSLTIISNDLGSPGVGLGKLLTYGLVKKVIGTYYTWNPEVSRQYLEGLLEVELVPQGTFVERIRAAGVGLGGFYTPTAVGTELAEGKETRVISGREHVLEFPLRADVALVKCHKADTLGNLVYRKTARNFNPLMAMAADYVIAHSDYIVQPGELDPEAIVTPQLFVDVVVHGGTGNEAS; via the coding sequence TTGGCCCTCCCTGCCACCGCAACACAAAGGTCGAAGGTGCGAACGATTCAGGAGGCGCTGTCCAGGGTCGTCGACGGCAGCAGCATCATGGTCGGCGGCTTCGGGCTGGCCGGGTGTCCATGGCCGCTGATCGACGCGCTGGCGGTGCACGGCGCCAGGAGCCTCACGATAATCTCCAACGACCTGGGGTCGCCCGGCGTCGGGTTAGGCAAGCTGCTGACTTACGGTCTGGTCAAGAAGGTGATCGGCACCTATTACACCTGGAACCCCGAAGTGTCCAGGCAGTATCTCGAGGGGTTGCTCGAGGTCGAGCTGGTCCCGCAGGGCACGTTCGTTGAGAGAATCCGCGCCGCGGGGGTGGGCCTCGGGGGGTTCTACACCCCTACGGCGGTCGGGACGGAATTGGCCGAGGGCAAGGAGACACGCGTGATAAGTGGCCGGGAACACGTGTTGGAGTTCCCCCTCAGGGCCGACGTTGCCCTGGTGAAGTGTCATAAGGCCGACACGCTCGGCAACCTCGTATACCGGAAGACCGCCCGCAACTTCAACCCGTTGATGGCTATGGCCGCCGACTACGTTATAGCACACTCAGACTACATCGTTCAGCCGGGGGAACTCGACCCGGAAGCCATAGTCACTCCGCAGCTGTTTGTGGACGTAGTAGTCCACGGAGGGACCGGCAATGAAGCATCTTAG
- a CDS encoding 3-oxoacid CoA-transferase subunit B: protein MKHLSEDVAKVRIAHRVAEFVRPGEYVNLGVGIPTMVADFLAPGAVCFHSENGILGVGPKAGPGQEDPDLINAGRQGVTELPGSSYFDSALSFGMIRGGHITTTVLGTLQVDVEGTIANWKNPAGGLLGVGGAMDLCTGARRVIVATTLFTRNGEPKVVDRCTMPVTATREADVVVTEFAVFEKKNGRLTLTEIAPEITLEEMRSLVRAAFDVAADLKTMRVQGGEANG, encoded by the coding sequence ATGAAGCATCTTAGTGAAGACGTCGCAAAGGTAAGGATCGCCCACAGGGTTGCAGAGTTCGTACGGCCCGGAGAATACGTGAACCTCGGTGTAGGGATCCCCACGATGGTGGCCGACTTCCTCGCGCCCGGCGCCGTGTGTTTTCACAGTGAGAACGGTATACTCGGCGTGGGACCCAAGGCTGGCCCCGGCCAGGAGGACCCCGACCTGATTAACGCGGGGAGGCAGGGCGTCACCGAGCTGCCCGGATCCTCGTATTTCGACTCCGCCCTCTCGTTCGGGATGATACGCGGGGGGCACATCACCACGACGGTGCTCGGGACGTTACAGGTTGACGTGGAGGGAACCATCGCCAACTGGAAGAATCCAGCCGGAGGGCTGCTGGGCGTCGGCGGGGCCATGGACCTCTGCACCGGAGCCAGGAGGGTGATCGTGGCCACCACGCTTTTTACCAGGAATGGCGAGCCGAAGGTCGTGGACAGGTGTACGATGCCGGTTACGGCGACGCGTGAAGCGGACGTTGTCGTTACCGAATTCGCCGTCTTCGAGAAGAAGAACGGGAGATTGACCTTGACGGAAATCGCGCCCGAGATCACTCTGGAGGAGATGAGGTCCCTGGTCAGGGCTGCGTTCGACGTAGCGGCCGACCTGAAGACAATGCGGGTCCAGGGCGGTGAGGCGAATGGTTGA
- a CDS encoding thiolase domain-containing protein: protein MVEVAVVGAGQTPYGDFPDLTIKEMFAAAVREAAGSVDKGFDPGRVGAAYIGTLGSGGFQLGQSDVLVAEYAGLPAVPVTRVENACASGGFALYTGALAIMSGLYDVVVAGGVEKMRDVSATKNKYWLGVSGDTEYERLAGVTFSGIYAIMARRYMFEHGVDRKYLSMVAVKNHKHGAMNPKAHIRREITLEEAMSGAPVAAPLNVYDCCPTSDGAAAVILARGDIAREFTVSPVFIKGMGAGADALAIHDRPDITGLQAVRDAARQAYAAAGVGPDDIDLAEVHDCFTIAEIMAYEDLGFAPRGQAGDLLDRGDTSIGGSIPMNVSGGLKSKGHPLGATGVGQVCEVFHQLRGTAESAGRQVKNARLGLTHNVGGSGGTATVFILERR, encoded by the coding sequence ATGGTTGAGGTGGCCGTTGTCGGGGCAGGGCAAACCCCTTACGGGGACTTCCCGGACCTCACGATAAAGGAGATGTTCGCGGCGGCCGTCCGTGAGGCCGCAGGCAGTGTCGACAAGGGTTTTGACCCTGGACGGGTCGGCGCCGCGTACATTGGGACCCTGGGGTCGGGGGGATTTCAGCTGGGCCAGTCCGACGTGCTCGTGGCCGAATACGCGGGGCTCCCGGCTGTCCCCGTCACTCGCGTTGAGAACGCCTGCGCCTCCGGCGGCTTCGCGCTGTATACGGGGGCCCTCGCCATAATGTCCGGACTGTACGATGTTGTCGTCGCCGGCGGCGTCGAGAAAATGAGGGATGTTTCGGCGACAAAGAACAAGTACTGGCTGGGCGTCTCCGGAGACACCGAATACGAGAGGCTGGCCGGGGTCACGTTCTCCGGCATATACGCGATCATGGCCAGGCGTTACATGTTCGAACACGGCGTGGACAGGAAGTACCTGTCGATGGTCGCGGTGAAGAACCACAAGCACGGCGCGATGAACCCGAAAGCGCATATCCGGCGCGAGATCACCCTGGAAGAGGCCATGTCCGGAGCTCCGGTAGCCGCCCCGCTGAACGTGTACGATTGCTGCCCCACCTCTGATGGGGCCGCCGCCGTCATCCTCGCTCGAGGGGACATTGCTCGCGAATTCACCGTCTCCCCGGTTTTCATCAAGGGGATGGGAGCGGGGGCGGACGCGCTTGCCATCCACGACAGGCCGGACATAACCGGCCTCCAGGCGGTGCGCGACGCTGCGCGGCAGGCGTACGCGGCAGCCGGAGTGGGTCCCGATGACATCGACCTCGCCGAGGTGCACGATTGCTTCACCATAGCGGAGATCATGGCCTACGAGGACCTGGGATTCGCGCCCAGGGGCCAGGCCGGGGATCTGCTGGACCGGGGGGACACCTCGATCGGCGGGAGTATCCCCATGAACGTTAGTGGAGGCCTGAAATCCAAAGGGCACCCCCTTGGGGCCACCGGCGTAGGGCAGGTCTGTGAAGTCTTCCACCAATTGAGGGGAACGGCCGAAAGCGCGGGCAGGCAGGTCAAGAACGCCCGGCTGGGCCTCACCCACAACGTCGGCGGCTCGGGGGGAACCGCGACGGTCTTCATCCTCGAAAGGCGGTGA
- a CDS encoding Zn-ribbon domain-containing OB-fold protein, whose translation MGAHVSVPAYRRSLPQRYALMGLKCSTCNAIVFPPKAYCPHCRSSGAVSPVRLKPEGEVYSFAEISAAGSPPEFAHLARTRDSYVVALIRLDEGPRIMAQVVTSGKQVQIGSRVHGVFKQVYTEEGIVRYGLKFQVV comes from the coding sequence ATGGGGGCGCACGTGTCCGTTCCAGCCTACAGGAGGTCTTTGCCGCAGAGATACGCCCTCATGGGGCTCAAGTGTTCGACCTGCAACGCTATTGTTTTCCCGCCGAAGGCCTATTGCCCGCACTGCCGCTCCAGCGGTGCGGTTTCCCCCGTCCGCTTGAAGCCCGAGGGGGAGGTCTACTCTTTTGCCGAAATCTCCGCGGCGGGTTCTCCCCCGGAGTTCGCGCACCTCGCCAGGACGCGAGACTCGTACGTCGTAGCGCTCATCAGGCTCGACGAGGGTCCCAGGATAATGGCCCAGGTCGTGACCTCCGGTAAGCAAGTGCAGATTGGGTCGCGGGTACACGGCGTTTTCAAGCAGGTCTACACGGAAGAGGGCATCGTCCGCTACGGGCTGAAGTTCCAGGTCGTATAA
- a CDS encoding sodium:solute symporter family protein, which translates to MTLAGMTWAITIVFCGIFLWISFKVQDKASESFSAYAIAGGTLPLILILFTDIATIMGVGNFIGHAAQGFTKGLSHLPFVFGEQGSKVIFALVFAGMAGRFTYHTLSEMMEDLLHRDKISRAIVGVLTTCIMIAWVGGQGKGLGDIFAVFTGTDPTLMIVLFSAVFIVYTMLGGIYSVVWTDLLQGIIVVLFGMVFYFYAFAPVNWSLSTLGQRLTAAGLGNLWSMSMPAVKLLELFITGCFGILAAQIYWQRCFAAKDSATARNGMLISGILVIFATSLTAMVGLVARSINPGLQANSAMPWMMMTQVPLGVTAVVFTLILAAAMSSADSNLNSAAVIVVNDLIRPFVKKSDKELVSLAKWLTVVLGVFACYAAVKATSIIGLFSKAYTLAGGSVVPVLLVGLLWKKDYSRPFEMGEHNSRLTAWGSRLGLIVGAAVSWFSGILYGVAASAVVTLIVSAVTQPKEVATGSGKAM; encoded by the coding sequence GTGACCCTCGCTGGGATGACCTGGGCAATCACAATCGTTTTCTGCGGGATCTTCCTTTGGATTTCGTTCAAGGTCCAAGACAAGGCGAGCGAGTCGTTCTCGGCCTATGCCATCGCGGGTGGGACGCTGCCGCTCATACTGATACTGTTCACCGATATCGCGACGATCATGGGGGTCGGCAACTTCATAGGCCACGCGGCCCAGGGCTTCACCAAGGGCCTGTCACACCTCCCATTCGTCTTCGGCGAACAGGGCTCCAAGGTCATATTTGCGCTTGTCTTCGCGGGCATGGCCGGCAGGTTTACGTACCATACCCTCTCGGAAATGATGGAGGACCTGCTCCACCGCGACAAGATCTCCCGCGCCATCGTCGGGGTTCTCACCACATGCATCATGATCGCGTGGGTGGGCGGCCAGGGTAAAGGGCTCGGTGACATATTCGCGGTGTTCACCGGGACCGACCCCACCCTGATGATCGTCCTGTTCTCAGCGGTGTTCATCGTCTACACCATGCTGGGCGGTATCTACTCGGTTGTCTGGACCGACCTGCTGCAGGGGATCATCGTCGTCCTATTCGGCATGGTGTTCTATTTTTACGCATTCGCGCCGGTGAACTGGAGCCTGTCCACCCTGGGCCAGCGCCTGACCGCTGCCGGGCTGGGTAACCTGTGGAGTATGTCGATGCCGGCGGTAAAGCTCCTGGAGCTGTTCATTACAGGTTGTTTCGGTATACTCGCGGCTCAGATATACTGGCAGAGGTGCTTCGCGGCGAAGGATAGCGCTACGGCGAGGAACGGCATGCTCATTAGCGGTATCCTCGTGATTTTCGCGACGTCCCTCACGGCCATGGTGGGCCTGGTGGCCAGGTCCATCAACCCCGGACTTCAAGCGAATTCCGCCATGCCCTGGATGATGATGACGCAGGTCCCCCTCGGGGTGACGGCCGTGGTGTTCACTCTCATCCTGGCGGCTGCCATGTCCAGCGCGGACTCGAACCTGAACTCGGCGGCGGTCATCGTAGTCAATGACCTTATCAGGCCGTTCGTCAAGAAATCGGACAAGGAACTGGTGTCGCTGGCGAAATGGCTCACGGTGGTCCTCGGCGTGTTCGCGTGCTATGCTGCAGTCAAGGCCACTTCGATCATCGGCCTGTTCTCGAAAGCGTATACCCTCGCAGGCGGCAGCGTGGTGCCGGTACTGCTCGTGGGCCTGTTGTGGAAGAAGGACTACTCAAGGCCCTTCGAGATGGGCGAGCACAACAGCCGCCTGACGGCGTGGGGTTCCCGTCTGGGGCTGATAGTCGGTGCGGCGGTGTCGTGGTTCAGCGGGATCCTGTACGGCGTGGCGGCATCCGCCGTTGTGACGCTTATTGTATCGGCCGTCACGCAGCCGAAAGAAGTGGCGACCGGATCCGGGAAGGCGATGTAG
- a CDS encoding aldehyde ferredoxin oxidoreductase: MNQNDSRKLVRADMSSGPRITVEEFPRGYRDLGGRGLIAAMLLDEMDPRVGPMSGRNKLILASGLLGQSGVPCAGRLSVGGKSPLTGTIKESNVGGTAGQALSRLGIGAVVIEGIPPVPGPYVLFLSPDGGEIREAAGLSGLGTYDTAAKLRSEYGKDASIVCTGPAGELLLPTASVAVTNMEGLPSRHAGRGGLGAVMGSKGVKAVVISGRSEPPTVGDRSGFTSAVREFVAALNSHPTTSVTLRKWGTASLVNFVNSLGAMPTRNFSAGAFEKATEIDGIRLATNTETRGGKTGHACYPGCVIKCSNIYPDERGEYITSGLEYETIVMLGSNCGLGDLDVVAKLDRMCDDLGLDTMETGAAIAVAMEGGLLEFGDGAAMLEMVRLAGRGQGWGRVIGQGTAVTGKMLGVKRVPVVKDQSLAAYDPRVLKGVGVTYSTSTMGADHTMGNGLGGPGDATSSEGKIEYARKFQKLAALLDTLGLCWFTRAVLLDDLSLLARIIACGPGIECDPSYLDGLARSVLRDEHEFNDLAGFTAEDDRLPAFFYEEPLPPTGMVFDIPPSRLDQFTSEMSAPAGRRRRGVVA, translated from the coding sequence ATGAACCAGAATGACAGCAGGAAGCTCGTCAGGGCGGACATGTCTTCGGGGCCGCGTATCACGGTGGAGGAATTCCCGCGCGGGTACAGAGATCTCGGTGGGCGCGGGCTCATCGCCGCGATGCTTCTCGACGAGATGGACCCACGCGTGGGCCCGATGTCCGGCAGGAATAAGCTAATCCTTGCTTCCGGGCTGCTGGGACAAAGTGGCGTTCCCTGCGCCGGGCGTCTATCGGTGGGGGGTAAGAGCCCGCTCACCGGGACGATCAAGGAGTCGAACGTCGGCGGTACAGCGGGTCAGGCTCTTTCCAGGCTGGGGATCGGCGCCGTCGTGATTGAAGGGATACCGCCGGTGCCGGGTCCCTACGTCCTGTTCCTGTCTCCGGACGGCGGTGAGATACGTGAGGCTGCCGGACTCTCCGGCCTCGGCACATACGATACGGCTGCAAAGCTGAGGTCGGAGTACGGTAAGGATGCTTCCATCGTATGCACCGGTCCGGCCGGGGAGCTGCTTCTTCCCACAGCCAGCGTGGCCGTGACAAACATGGAGGGCCTCCCCTCGAGGCATGCGGGCAGGGGCGGGCTCGGCGCGGTGATGGGCAGCAAGGGTGTAAAGGCGGTCGTCATAAGTGGGCGATCGGAGCCGCCCACTGTGGGCGACAGGTCGGGGTTCACGTCCGCAGTCAGGGAATTTGTTGCCGCGCTCAATTCCCATCCCACGACTTCGGTAACCCTGCGCAAGTGGGGCACGGCCTCGCTCGTCAACTTTGTGAACTCGCTGGGAGCAATGCCCACCAGGAACTTCTCGGCTGGCGCGTTCGAAAAGGCCACCGAGATCGACGGTATAAGACTGGCCACCAACACGGAAACCCGCGGTGGCAAGACGGGGCACGCCTGTTATCCCGGCTGTGTGATCAAGTGCTCCAACATCTACCCGGACGAGCGTGGCGAGTACATAACGTCCGGCCTCGAGTACGAGACGATCGTCATGCTGGGTTCCAACTGCGGCCTAGGGGACCTCGACGTGGTCGCGAAGCTTGACCGGATGTGCGACGACCTCGGCCTCGACACCATGGAGACCGGCGCGGCCATCGCCGTGGCAATGGAGGGCGGGCTGCTGGAATTCGGGGACGGCGCGGCGATGCTCGAGATGGTGCGGCTTGCGGGCCGGGGGCAGGGATGGGGCCGCGTGATCGGGCAGGGCACCGCCGTGACTGGAAAGATGCTGGGGGTCAAGCGGGTTCCCGTCGTCAAGGACCAGTCGCTGGCCGCATACGACCCGCGGGTTCTCAAGGGTGTGGGGGTCACGTATTCAACAAGTACAATGGGTGCCGATCACACCATGGGTAACGGACTGGGCGGCCCGGGCGACGCGACCTCATCCGAGGGCAAGATCGAGTACGCAAGGAAGTTCCAGAAGCTTGCCGCCCTGCTGGACACGCTCGGACTCTGCTGGTTCACGCGGGCCGTGCTCCTCGACGACCTGTCACTGCTCGCCAGGATTATCGCGTGCGGCCCGGGCATTGAGTGTGATCCATCGTACCTGGACGGCCTCGCCAGGTCAGTGCTGCGGGACGAGCACGAGTTTAACGACCTCGCAGGATTTACGGCCGAAGACGACAGGTTACCGGCGTTTTTCTATGAGGAACCCCTGCCGCCTACAGGCATGGTGTTCGATATCCCACCCTCGAGACTCGACCAGTTTACGTCGGAGATGTCCGCGCCTGCCGGGCGCAGGCGGAGAGGGGTCGTGGCGTGA
- the dapA gene encoding 4-hydroxy-tetrahydrodipicolinate synthase, with protein MDMGRVVTAMVTPFKDDLTLDLDAAKTLARHLVASGSDSIVIFGTTGEAPALTEDEKIALLEAVVEAVGTGRVIAGTGSNSTQGSIRLSRRAVKSGAGAIMLVCPYYNKPGQEGMYRHFRAIVDEAGVPAILYNIPGRTGVNLLPETVARLAQVPDIVAIKEASGSLDQVSAIRSLTPREFRIYSGDDSLTLPILAVGGHGVVSVASHVTGPRIRRMIDAFVCGDVVAARDQHLSLLPLFKGLFVATNPIPVKKALNVLGFRCGPCRPPLEELSPEQERGLQQVLERVGVDGLKP; from the coding sequence ATGGATATGGGGCGCGTAGTAACAGCGATGGTAACCCCCTTTAAGGATGACCTGACGCTGGACCTGGACGCCGCAAAGACCCTCGCGCGTCACCTGGTGGCGAGCGGGTCTGACAGCATCGTGATATTCGGCACGACCGGCGAGGCGCCGGCCCTGACGGAGGATGAGAAGATCGCCCTGCTCGAGGCCGTGGTTGAGGCGGTTGGGACCGGCCGGGTGATCGCCGGGACCGGCTCAAACTCCACCCAGGGTTCGATACGCCTCTCCAGGCGCGCCGTCAAGAGCGGCGCAGGAGCGATCATGCTGGTCTGCCCCTATTACAACAAGCCCGGGCAGGAGGGTATGTACAGGCATTTCCGGGCGATCGTGGATGAGGCCGGAGTCCCCGCGATCCTCTACAATATCCCCGGCCGTACTGGGGTCAATTTGCTGCCCGAGACGGTCGCCCGCCTGGCCCAGGTACCGGACATCGTTGCCATCAAGGAGGCCAGTGGGTCACTCGACCAGGTCAGCGCGATCAGGTCACTCACACCGCGGGAGTTCAGGATATACTCGGGCGACGACAGCCTCACCCTGCCGATCCTCGCTGTCGGTGGGCACGGCGTTGTTAGCGTGGCATCTCACGTAACGGGCCCGCGGATCAGGCGCATGATAGACGCATTCGTCTGCGGCGACGTGGTCGCTGCCAGGGACCAGCACCTCTCATTACTTCCCCTGTTCAAGGGGCTTTTTGTCGCCACCAACCCGATTCCCGTGAAGAAGGCGCTCAACGTACTTGGATTCCGCTGCGGCCCGTGCCGGCCGCCGCTTGAGGAACTGTCGCCCGAGCAGGAGCGTGGCTTGCAACAGGTTCTCGAACGGGTGGGCGTGGACGGTTTGAAGCCATAA
- a CDS encoding FAD-binding oxidoreductase, translated as MTVSEAEVVIVGGGVIGCSIAYHLSRRGKRVVVLDRGDAGSGSSGACDKAAILQSKSPGLHLQLAMKSVAMFDDLARELETDIQFSRAGGMVLIEDERQLEVMKGLVERQRKAGLEVGLIPASEVRRRLPVASNRLVGATWSAVDAEVNPLCLTRALMVGAKRLGARFLSGWDVTGLLFDGPRVSGVATNKGNARGQWVVNAAGAWAPQIGRMAGVEVPIKPRRGQLLVSEKMPRLVHGDVLCARYLVAKLGKAVYDGAEGLNASRDAGPDLGIGLSLCQTRNGNLLLGGCREFAGYDSRNTYDALVAISRHAINLVPGLRQVNFIRAFAGLRPYTPDGMPILGPVDGVPGFVVAAGHEGDGIALSPVTGLLIAELLDTGKTSMPLGPFSLSRFDAVCSGRPA; from the coding sequence ATGACGGTTTCGGAGGCTGAGGTCGTCATAGTTGGGGGCGGCGTGATCGGCTGCTCCATCGCGTATCACCTTTCCAGGCGCGGGAAGCGAGTCGTCGTTCTCGACAGGGGCGACGCCGGCTCGGGCTCGTCGGGGGCCTGCGACAAGGCCGCAATCCTGCAGTCGAAAAGCCCCGGGCTGCACCTGCAACTCGCGATGAAGAGCGTGGCCATGTTTGACGACCTGGCGCGTGAGCTGGAGACGGACATACAGTTCTCCCGCGCGGGCGGCATGGTGCTGATAGAGGACGAACGGCAGTTGGAGGTGATGAAAGGGCTGGTCGAACGGCAGCGCAAGGCAGGGCTCGAGGTTGGACTGATTCCGGCATCGGAGGTCAGGCGGCGCCTGCCCGTGGCCTCGAATCGACTCGTGGGCGCCACGTGGAGCGCCGTGGACGCCGAGGTCAACCCGCTCTGCCTCACGCGCGCGCTAATGGTGGGGGCAAAGCGGCTCGGAGCGCGCTTCCTGTCCGGCTGGGACGTCACCGGGCTGCTTTTCGACGGGCCCAGGGTATCCGGGGTGGCGACCAACAAGGGGAACGCCCGCGGGCAATGGGTGGTCAACGCGGCGGGCGCGTGGGCGCCCCAGATCGGCCGGATGGCGGGGGTCGAGGTGCCCATCAAGCCTAGGAGGGGCCAGCTCCTCGTAAGTGAGAAGATGCCAAGGTTGGTCCACGGCGACGTGTTGTGCGCGCGGTACCTCGTGGCTAAACTGGGGAAGGCCGTGTACGACGGCGCAGAGGGCTTGAACGCCTCTCGAGACGCCGGCCCCGACCTCGGGATCGGCCTTTCGCTCTGCCAGACGCGGAACGGCAACCTGCTCCTGGGCGGGTGCCGCGAATTCGCGGGCTACGACTCGCGCAACACCTACGATGCTCTGGTCGCAATCTCCCGTCACGCAATTAACTTGGTCCCCGGGCTGCGACAGGTCAATTTTATCAGGGCCTTCGCCGGGCTCCGGCCGTATACCCCCGACGGCATGCCAATACTCGGTCCCGTCGACGGCGTGCCCGGGTTCGTCGTGGCCGCGGGCCACGAGGGGGATGGGATCGCGCTATCGCCGGTCACGGGTTTGCTCATAGCGGAACTCCTGGACACCGGGAAGACATCAATGCCGCTTGGCCCGTTCTCGTTATCCCGATTTGACGCGGTATGCAGTGGCAGGCCCGCGTAG